A region of the Amycolatopsis sp. cg13 genome:
GCCAAACTCACCCCGAACCGCTGCTGTGAGTCTGTCCACCATTGTTCGAGCGCGAACCCGGCGGCGTTCAGTTCCGCCTCGACGCCGCCGGGACGGAACTTCGCCGACACCTCGGTGCGGATGTGCTCGCCCTCGGCGAACGGCACGATCAGGTCCGCGCCGGGGATGCGCACCTCCGTCCGGCTCCGGGCGCGCAGCCGCATTTCGATCCACTCGTGGCCGTCGTCCCAATGCGCGACGTGGTCGAACTCGTCCGGGTCGAAATCCGCGCCCAGTTCGGTGTTGATCACGCGCAGCACGTTGCGGTTGAACGCCGCGGTGACGCCTGCCGCGTCGTCGTAGGCCCGCTCCAGCGTTTCCCGGTCCTTCACCAGGTCCGTGCCGAGCAGCAGCCACTCCCCTTCGCCGAGCACGTCGCGCACCGAGCGCAGGAACTCGGCGCGTTCGTCAGGAAGGAAGTTGCCGATCGTGCCGCCCAGGAAGGCGACGACGCGCGGCGCGGTGCCGGGCAGCAGCTGCAGGTGCTGGGTAAAGTCGCCGACCACCCCGCGCACCTCGAGCTTCGGGTAGTCCGCCGTGATCGCCGCGGCGGCCTCGGCGAGCGCGGATTCGGACACGTCCATCGGCACGAACGACTCCAGCGTCCCGTGCGCGGTGAACGCGTCGAGCAGCAGCCGGGTCTTCTCGCTCGACCCCGAGCCCAGCTCGACGAGCGTGTGCGCGCCGGTGCGTTCGGCGATCTCGGCCGCCCGCCGCGCGAGCACCTCGCGCTCGCTGCGGGTCGGGTAGTACTCCGGCAGCGCGGTGATCTTCTCGAACAGCTTGCTGCCTTCGGCGTCGTAGAACCACTTGGGCGGCAACCACTTCTGGTCGGCCGTGAGCCCCTCGCGCACGTCCGCGCGCAGTTCGGCGGCCACGTCGCGGCGATGGCTCTCCAGGTCCGCTTCGGTCATCGGGCGGTGCTCCGTTCCAGGGTCAGGGGAAGAACGTCGACGCCGGCCGCGGTGACGCGCACGGCGTGGCGGTCGGGCACGGCGGTCCAGGCGGGGTCCGGATCGCACGGCTCGGACGCCAGCACCACGCCGGTTTCGGTGCGGCGCAAGGACAACGCGTGCGTCCAGGCGGTGCCGACGAGCAGTTCGCCGTCGGTGAGCAGAAGGTTCAGCCGGGAGCCGGGGGCGACCGACTCGACCTCGCGCACGAGGGCGGTCACCGCTTCGAGCGGCTCCTCCCCCGCGCGCAGCCGAGCCCGCAGCAATGCCCACAGCAGAGCGGAATCCGTCGGCGCTTCGAGCGTGAACAGCTCCGTGACGTCGAGCCGTCCGGCTAGCCCGCGCATCGAACCGGGCCAGCCGCGAACCACGCCGTTGTGGCTGAACAGCCAGCGGTCCTCCAGAAACGGCGCGGCGGCCGCTTCGGTGACCGGCATTCCGGTGGTGCCGTTGCGCACCGCCGCGACGAACGCGCGAGTGCGCACCGAAGCGGCCAGCGCGGGCAGCGTCTGGTCGGTCCACAACGGCTCGCGGCGGCGGTACCGCTGCGGCGGCGCGCCCGGTTCCGGGTACCAGCCGAGGCCGAAGCCGTCGGCGTTCACCGAACCGCCGCCGCGCATGTCGAGCGGCGCGTACGACTGCACGAGCAGCGCGTGCGGCGCGGCGAACATCAGCTCGGCCGGGGACACCGGCGCGCCGAGATAGGCGAGATGACGGCACATCCGGCTAGCCCGCCTCGCCCGGGCGCGGATCGCGCGCGCACCGGAAGCCGGAAAAGATCTGCCGCCGGATCGGGTAGTCCCAGTTGCGGAACGTGCCCCGGATCGCCGCCGCGTCGGTGCCGAACGACCCGCCGCGCAGGATCTTGTACTCCGGTCCGAAGAAGACCTCCGAGTACTCCCGGTACGGGAACGCCGAGAAGCCCGGATAGCCGTGGAAATCGGTGCTCGTCCACTCCCAGACGTCGCCGATCAGCTGGTGCACGCCCAGCGGCGACGCGCCGGCCGGATACGCGCCCGCCTCGGCCGCGCGCAGGTGGCGCTGCCCGAGGTTGGCGTGCTCGGCGGTCGGTTCCTCGTCGCCCCACGGGAATCGCCGCGACCGCCCGCTCGCCGGGTCGTGCCGGGCGGCCTTCTCCCACTCCGCCTCGGTCGGCAGCCGCTTGCCCGCCCACCGCGCGTACGCCTCGGCCTCGTAGTACGAAACGTGCACGACCGGTTCGTTCTCCGGGACGCGCTCGTGCACGCCGAAGCGGGTGCGCCACCAGCCGTCCGGCTCGCGGCGCCAGAACCGGGGCGCGGTGATGCCGTGCTCTCGCAGGTACGCCCAGCCGGGCTCGCTCCAGAACCGCTGCTGCTCGTAGCCGCCGGATTCCAGGAATTCGACGTACGCGCCGCAGGTGACCGGCGTGGTGTCGAGGACGAAGGCGGGCACGTCGATCTCGTGCGCCGGGCGTTCGTTGTCCAGCGCCCACGGTTCGGCGGTGGTGCCCATGGTGAAGCGGCCGCCGGGCACGAGCACCTCGGCGGGCAGCTTGCGGGCGGGCGCGCGCGGCGGCTCCGGGGCGTGCAGCACCGGTTCGCCCTTGCGCAGCTGGTGGGTGGCCAGCATGGTCTCGTCGTGCTGCTGCTCGTGTTGGGTGATCATGCCGAACGCGAACGCGCTCTCGGTGAGCCGACGTCCGTCCAGCGGCGCGGTTTCCAGGACGTCGAACGCCTTGTCGCGAACTTCCTTCACGTACGCGCGGGCCTCGGCCGGGCCGAGCAGCGGCAGCGCCGGACGGTCCGCGCGGGCGTGCTGGAAGGCGTCGTAGAGGTCGTCGATGTCCGGGCGCAGCGGCTCCCGGCCGCCGACGTCGCGGACCAGCCACAGCTCTTCCTGGCTGCCGATGTGCGCGAGGTCCCACACCAGCGGCGACATGAGTTTCGAATGCTGCCGCACGAGGTCCTCGTCGTCGACCGCGTCAGTGAGGGCCACGCTGCGCTCGCGCGCCCGGGT
Encoded here:
- the egtD gene encoding L-histidine N(alpha)-methyltransferase produces the protein MTEADLESHRRDVAAELRADVREGLTADQKWLPPKWFYDAEGSKLFEKITALPEYYPTRSEREVLARRAAEIAERTGAHTLVELGSGSSEKTRLLLDAFTAHGTLESFVPMDVSESALAEAAAAITADYPKLEVRGVVGDFTQHLQLLPGTAPRVVAFLGGTIGNFLPDERAEFLRSVRDVLGEGEWLLLGTDLVKDRETLERAYDDAAGVTAAFNRNVLRVINTELGADFDPDEFDHVAHWDDGHEWIEMRLRARSRTEVRIPGADLIVPFAEGEHIRTEVSAKFRPGGVEAELNAAGFALEQWWTDSQQRFGVSLARSVRA
- the egtB gene encoding ergothioneine biosynthesis protein EgtB, translating into MSTIPEQNPLLELSPQDLRAHTAAALTRARERSVALTDAVDDEDLVRQHSKLMSPLVWDLAHIGSQEELWLVRDVGGREPLRPDIDDLYDAFQHARADRPALPLLGPAEARAYVKEVRDKAFDVLETAPLDGRRLTESAFAFGMITQHEQQHDETMLATHQLRKGEPVLHAPEPPRAPARKLPAEVLVPGGRFTMGTTAEPWALDNERPAHEIDVPAFVLDTTPVTCGAYVEFLESGGYEQQRFWSEPGWAYLREHGITAPRFWRREPDGWWRTRFGVHERVPENEPVVHVSYYEAEAYARWAGKRLPTEAEWEKAARHDPASGRSRRFPWGDEEPTAEHANLGQRHLRAAEAGAYPAGASPLGVHQLIGDVWEWTSTDFHGYPGFSAFPYREYSEVFFGPEYKILRGGSFGTDAAAIRGTFRNWDYPIRRQIFSGFRCARDPRPGEAG
- the egtC gene encoding ergothioneine biosynthesis protein EgtC; this translates as MCRHLAYLGAPVSPAELMFAAPHALLVQSYAPLDMRGGGSVNADGFGLGWYPEPGAPPQRYRRREPLWTDQTLPALAASVRTRAFVAAVRNGTTGMPVTEAAAAPFLEDRWLFSHNGVVRGWPGSMRGLAGRLDVTELFTLEAPTDSALLWALLRARLRAGEEPLEAVTALVREVESVAPGSRLNLLLTDGELLVGTAWTHALSLRRTETGVVLASEPCDPDPAWTAVPDRHAVRVTAAGVDVLPLTLERSTAR